In the Cololabis saira isolate AMF1-May2022 chromosome 7, fColSai1.1, whole genome shotgun sequence genome, one interval contains:
- the LOC133447757 gene encoding serine/arginine repetitive matrix protein 1-like: MNKDSGKKDKSDCTSNQKEEAQSSSATHPSAVESNTKNNKPTRSLSPDHQPPGKRRVSEVAGPSKRSPDHQPPGKRGVSEVAGPSKRSPSPDHQPPGKRRVSEVAGPSTRSLSPDHQPPGKKGRVSEVAGPSTRSLSPDHQPPGKKRRVSEVAGPSKRNLSPDHQPPGKRRRVSEVAGPSKRSPSPDHQSPGKRGRVSEVAGPSKRSLSPDHQPPGKRTRVSEVAGPSKRSLSPDHQPPGKRREVSEVAGPSTRSLSPDHQPPGKRRRVSEVAGPSTRSPDHQPPGKRRVSEVAGPSKRSLSPDHQPPGKRTRVSEVAGPSTSYDNEEKTVRVAKRKAREDGDRPKKRAMRVDLLRLVLDQDVASSSMDTGGRSHVKTDAIPEGDKGKKMAKRKADDEDAEETSGRKKKKNKPETQQDPTSSPRDEFQEKYEQQGLLGEGGCGSVFAGYRKSDNLQVAIKHIPNDRVFCKHKGQDGRQVSVEVAAMLKLQEASSGSAGQSAPVSLLDWYELDQELILVMERPMPSEDLWTYLENHGGRLEEEEARIILKQLLDAAVHLQANNIFHRDIKLANILIETGATVPRVRLIDFGLSCFYTRRSRYRIFCGTTTHTPPEWFTKNTYTAGPTTTWQMGVVLYDTLHNTDFSSDDYLKHLITIRDDLSADCQDFLNKCFTINPKERPSLEELQRHPWLT; the protein is encoded by the coding sequence ATGAATAAAGATTCAGGGAAGAAGGATAAAAGTGACTGTACTTCCAATCAGAAGGAAGAAGCGCAAAGTTCCAGCGCGACACATCCAAGTGCAGTGGAAAGtaacacaaaaaataacaaGCCTACAAGAAGCCTCAGCCCCGACCATCAGCCCCCCGGCAAGAGAAGGGTTTCTGAGGTGGCTGGACCCTCTAAAAGAAGCCCCGACCATCAGCCCCCCGGCAAGAGAGGGGTTTCTGAGGTGGCAGGACCCTCTAAAAGAAGCCCCAGCCCCGACCATCAGCCCCCCGGCAAGAGAAGGGTTTCTGAGGTGGCCGGACCCTCTACAAGAAGCCTCAGCCCCGACCATCAGCCCCCCGGCAAGAAGGGAAGGGTTTCTGAGGTGGCTGGACCCTCTACAAGAAGCCTCAGCCCCGACCATCAGCCCCCCGGCAAGAAGAGAAGGGTTTCTGAGGTGGCCGGACCCTCTAAAAGAAACCTCAGCCCCGACCATCAGCCCCCCGGCAAGAGGAGAAGGGTTTCTGAGGTGGCTGGACCCTCTAAAAGAAGCCCCAGCCCCGACCATCAGTCCCCCGGCAAGAGGGGAAGGGTTTCTGAGGTGGCTGGACCCTCTAAAAGAAGCCTCAGCCCCGACCATCAGCCCCCCGGCAAGAGAACAAGGGTTTCTGAGGTGGCTGGACCCTCTAAAAGAAGCCTCAGCCCCGACCATCAGCCCCCCGGCAAGAGGAGAGAGGTTTCTGAGGTGGCTGGACCCTCTACAAGAAGCCTCAGCCCCGACCATCAGCCCCCCGGCAAGAGGAGAAGGGTTTCTGAGGTGGCTGGACCCTCTACAAGAAGCCCCGACCATCAGCCCCCCGGCAAGAGAAGGGTTTCTGAGGTGGCTGGACCCTCTAAAAGAAGCCTCAGCCCCGACCATCAGCCCCCCGGCAAGAGGACAAGGGTTTCTGAGGTGGCTGGACCCTCTACAAGCTATGACAATGAAGAAAAGACAGTGAGAGTAGCAAAGAGGAAAGCCAGGGAGGACGGAGATAGACCAAAAAAACGAGCCATGCGTGTGGATCTTCTGAGACTTGTGTTGGACCAAGACGTTGCTTCCTCCTCAATGGACACTGGTGGACGTAGTCATGTAAAAACTGACGCTATTCCTGAGGGGGATAAAGGGAAGAAAATGGCCAAGAGGAAGGCCGACGATGAGGATGCTGAAGAAACATCaggcaggaagaagaagaagaacaagccAGAGACCCAACAGGACCCAACAAGCTCACCAAGAGATGAGTTTCAGGAGAAATATGAGCAGCAGGGTCTGCTCGGGGAAGGAGGCTGTGGGTCTGTGTTTGCTGGGTACCGGAAGTCCGATAATTTACAGGTGGCTATCAAACACATCCCAAACGACAGGGTGTTCTGCAAACATAAAGGCCAGGATGGGAGGCAGGTTTCTGTGGAGGTGGCTGCAATGCTGAAGCTCCAGGAAGCAAGTTCAGGTTCAGCAGGACAGTCAGCACCCGTGTCCCTGCTGGACTGGTATGAACTGGATCAGGAGTTGATTCTGGTCATGGAGAGACCAATGCCTTCAGAAGACCTCTGGACCTACTTGGAGAACCACGGAGGtcggctggaggaggaggaggccagAATCATCCTGAAACAGCTGCTGGATGCAGCGGTacatcttcaggcaaataaCATCTTCCACAGAGATATCAAGCTAGCAAACATCCTGATAGAGACTGGTGCAACTGTCCCACGAGTTCGCCTCATAGACTTTGGGTTGAGTTGCTTCTACACGCGAAGATCTCGCTATAGAATCTTCTGCGGCACCACTACTCACACCCCTCCGGAGTGGTTTACTAAAAATACGTACACCGCTGGACCTACAACCACATGGCAGATGGGAGTGGTCCTGTATGATACTCTCCACAACACAGACTTCTCATCCGACGATTACCTCAAACACTTGATCACAATCAGGGATGATCTCTCTGCAGACTGTCAAGATTTCCTGAACAAGTGTTTTACTATAAATCCCAAAGAGCGTCCCAGCCTGGAGGAACTTCAGCGTCACCCGTGGTTGACGTAA